The Balearica regulorum gibbericeps isolate bBalReg1 chromosome 26, bBalReg1.pri, whole genome shotgun sequence genome contains the following window.
ATCCCTGCCTGTCTCGCCTCTGGAGTCGTGTAGGGATGAGGAGATTCATGTCAGGATTCCCAGGCAGAGCCGAGCTGCTGCCGGACGCCGCCgtgccccggccctgcctgtactttcctggctgctgctttatATACCTTCATTTATCGCCGTTTTGCTGATAACCCCCTTTCCTCCCCGTTTGCCGCGACAGCCTTTGGGTGGGACGCCAGCGCCCGCGTCGCTCGGCCGCGCGGGGACCCGAGAGCAGGAGCGCCCCACGGGaatcggggctgggggggggagtttGGACGCTAACGATGCCGTTCGGGAACGTCTTCCCCCAGTCTGTCCAGTGTGTCGCTCCCCGCAGAGAGCGGAGGTCGGCGGCTGGCTTTGGCGATGGCCGGTGCCCGGCCGCGGGATGCGGGACCCATGTGccggggcagggtggggggggtaCGACCCCCTTGCAGGCTCCGAGGTTGCTCGGGATGGAAGTggggtggggcggggggagcaTCCCTgcggccggggctgggggcacgcGCGTCGCATCGGGGTTTTGCTTTGCCGCGCTCGCAGGGTCCGGTCGAGGCCAGAGCGGAGCACGGAGGATGCGGGGCCGTGCCACCGCCATGGGGGACGCCTGCAAGCGCTCGATGCCCGAGGGGCCgcgggggcagccccggcctggtAGGAAATAGTTGAAATTCCACGCGCGTCTCGGAGGGGGGGAGGCCGGGGGCTGCTTCGCCGCTTCCCTCCCCGCGTGCCGCGCCACGGGGTATCGCTCCCCGGCACCCATCCTTACGTGTCCCCGAGGACGGGAGCCCTGGGGGTCTCTCCAGGTTTCCTACAGCCCCGGGCATGGCTGGCAAGACGAACTGGCAGCCCCTGCCGTAGGAAATCGCGGTTTCCATAGCATCTCAGTGCCGCCTGGGAGCGCCTGTGTCTGCACGCCGGGGGCCGGCGTGGCATGGCCGCGGCCGGCGCGGTGAGGGCCGCGCTCGGAGGCGAAGGGCTTTGcctgggggcggcggggaggtgGGTGACGGAGCAGCTCGACAGGGCGTGGGGACCCCCCGGTGCCCGGCGGCGTTACGACGTTCCTCCCCAGCACCTCATCTGCCCGGTCCTGCCCGCAGGTCCAACCGCGACTGCCAGATCGACCAGCACCACCGCAACCAATGCCAGTACTGCCGCCTGAAGAAGTGCTTCCGCGTGGGGATGAGGAAGGAAGGTAACGCCAACGCCGCGGGGACGGGGATGGTTCCCGAGGGGTCCCGACGAATCCCACCGCTGCAACGTGCGGCTGCTGCAGCGCCGGCCGAGGGCTCCTGGTGCTGCCGGGTGCTCTCCCACCTCTCCGGGAACCCTGTTTGCATCAAAACCCCCCagtttccccctcccccccccctttttttttttcttccccaccttGAATTGCCCTCGGTGCGGCAGCGCAGGTGGTGTTTGTTTGGAAAAGCTGGAGCCTTGGGCTGATAAGGTGACACACCTGGAGCCGGGACAGCCCCGGTGCCCCAGGCACGGTGGAGGTCAGCTGGGACGTGTTCCCGGTGCAGCCAGAGCCGTGCAAATCCCCGGGCTGCTTTCCGCTTGCTCCCCATCGCCGCGGGGCTGCGAACCCCAAATGcttcccaggctgctgcacACGGGACGAGGGGTTCAGCCCAAAGGAAGAGCCGGGATCTCGAATCTCCGCGGCAGGATGGGGTCGCGTCAAGGCGCGTGCGGGGACGGAGACGCCGGGGCTCGGCACGGGCTCTGCCGTGGTGCCGGGGCTGCTCAGCGGCAGGTGGCATTAATGCGAGGAGCAAGGGGGAAGGATACTGGAAGCAGGACAGTAATTCCCTCCTTTCCAGAGGAGTCGAGATGGCATTATTGCCACTTAGCATGATTTAGAGCGCTCATTTAAGTGGCTCATGAACAGCCCATAAATTAATTACTAGGGACTGAGCAAATAGTGGGCGCTAATGGGAGAGGGGGGGAGCTGAAAAATGGCTTTCCCTGAATGCAATTAGGAGGGGGAGTGCCCCAGGGTTAACGACGCTTCCAAGATGGAcgttttatttgcaaataaatgatTGCTGCCATGCGATGACCTTGGGTAGCAATCGCCCTGCTCCGCTGCAGCCAGCGCAGGGGGGCCGCGGTGCCGGCGGGGCACCCAGTCTGCCACGGCACGGCCGGAGCCGCAGCCGCTCCTGCGCCGGGTCcttgcagaggaggaggtggcacgGACGTTGTCCCAGCCCGGCTGCTGGTCGGAGGCCGTGGCGAGCTGCGGCGCCGGTagcctgggagctgctggtgaATCACTGGGATGCTAAATAGATTAGTGTAGCTCTCGCAGGCGGCTCGCCGGCGGGCGCAGCGGGTGGCACGCACCACCTCCCTCTCCCCGAGCGCCTGAAAGCCGCCCATTGTTCCTTGGGGTGGCAGGATCCGTCCCTGCCGGGGAtgccgggcggggagggggaccATCCCCATCTTTCCTCACCCTGCACGGGGCAGAGGGAACCCCGCGTACCCCCCGGGAGCGGGATGGGGGATGCAGCAGGGTGCAGAAGCAAGCAGacacctcctctccttcccccccccccgcagccgtGCAGCGGGGCCGGATCCCCCCCACCCACTCCAGCACCAGCCCCAACACCATGCCCAGCGGGGAATACTTCAACGGGCAGCCGGTGTCGGAGCTCATCTCGCAGCTGCTGCGGGCTGAGCCCTACCCCGCCGCCCGCTACGGCTCGCAGTACGCGCAGCAGGGCAGCATCATGGGCATCGACAACATCTGCGAGCTGGCCGCCCGCCTCCTCTTCAGCACGGTGGAATGGGCCCGGAACATCCCCTTCTTCCCCGAGCTGCCCGTCTCTGACCAAGTAGCCCTGCTACGGCTCAGCTGGAGCGAGCTCTTCGTCCTCAACGCGGCGCAGTCGGCGTTGCCGCTGCACATGGCCCCGCTGCTGGCCGCTGCCGGCTTCCACGCCTCCCCCATGTCGGCCGACCGTGTCGTCTCCTTCATGGACCAGATCCGCATCTTCCAGGATCAGGTGGAGAAGCTCAACCGGCTCCAGGTGGACTCAGCTGAGTACAGCTGCCTCAAAGCCATCGCGCTCTTCACGCCGGGTAGGTCGGTGCTGCGACCGGgctctgtccccatccctgccccgtGGAGCTGCGAGCCCCTGGGGAGTATCTGCGCCCCCCGTTTcctttggggtttggggtgcaGAGAGCATCCTGTGGCTCTCGGGGGGGTGGCAGAGGGTCCTCGTGATCCTTGCAGCATCCCAGCTCGTCCATCTGGGCGCAGGGCTGAGCTTCCCCGGGGTGACAGCAATGACACCTGCAGTGACACAGCTACCCCCCGTGCACGGGAGGGGTTTGGGGAGCCCTTTCCCTCGGTCCATCCGTGCTCCTCTCGTGCTGCAGAGGCGCCTGCTCCTTGCAGGCAGGGACGAGCCCGCAGCAGCGCTTTGCAGCCGGAGCGATCCACGCCGGGGTCTGGCACTGCTGCGGCCGGCTGCATCCCTGATCCGGGCGGGAGCGTGGCCACAGCAGCtggtgggggagaggggctggggggctcgCTGGGGTTATCGGGGGGCTCCAACCGCTGACCCTTCTCCATCCCATCCCTCTGGCAGATGCCTGCGGGCTCTCGGACCCGGCGCACGTGGAGAGCTTGCAGGAGAAGGCGCAGGTGGCCCTGACCGAGTACGTGCGCTCGCAGTACCCCTCGCAGCCCCAGCGCTTTGGCCGGCTCCTGCTACGGCTGCCGGCTCTCCGGGCCGTGCCGGCCGCCCTCATCTCCCAGCTCTTCTTCATGAGGCTGGTGGGGAAGACGCCCATCGAAACACTAATCAGGGACATGCTGCTGTCCGGGAGCACCTTCAACTGGCCCTACGGGACGGGGCAGTAGGGGACGGAgcctctcccccccaccccgctgccGGGGATGCCCCGGGGAACCCCAGCAGCCGGACCCAGATTCCCTCCAGCGCCCTGAGTCGGTGCCGTCCCTGGGGGGCCCCCGAACTGCgccggcccccagccccgcagctgTCTCGTAGCTCCTCCGTCTGCCGCAGCTCCCCCCGAAAGCAGCGGGGTCACGGCGTTGTCCTCCTAAACCCAAAGGTACTGGCTGTGCCGCCGCTGTCGGACACCGAACTCTTCTGTACCCCTGTGAAACGGAGCTCCCTGGGCCCCCCCCGGAGCGTCCCCGGGGCTGGTCCCTCGCTCTGCCCGTGTCGCAGCCAGGCCggagcccggggagggggacgTCGTCCTCTGGCTGCCCCTCCGAATCTGAATTTCAGATGACAGGAGGCGATGGGAGGTGGGACTGGCCGGGCTGGGGTGCAAGGGGGCTGCTGGGTGTGCAGAGCCATCGTCTGGGGGGGGTCGTGCTGCAGGGgtcccctgcctctgcccccccccccccccactcctgGCAATCCTGGAAAAAGGGTCCGTCTAAAGCCCCTCTGTGCCCTGCCCgggggctgcccctgcccggcTGGGCCGTATCCAGCCTCGAGGACTGGTGTGCTGAGCTTGGAGCAGCCCCTTTTTTTGGGGACCGGGCTTGTCCgtgccccatcccagccccctccctgcactTTCCACTGAAGCATCTCCACTAttggggcacgggggggggggtacaggggaggggatgggggggtaCCCATGCACCATGCAGGGTGCAAACCAAACAGTCCTTTTTGGGTGCtgcacagcacccagccctTCTCCCCTGGGTTCATTCCCTGCTGCCTTGCTCGGTGCTttgccccccctgccccgggccgGATCCAGcacccaccccatccccacacTGCGGGGGAGATGGGTGccagcacccccctccccacgctCGCTATGTTCCTGTgcctcattaattttttttttt
Protein-coding sequences here:
- the NR2F6 gene encoding nuclear receptor subfamily 2 group F member 6; protein product: MAMVAGGWGEPNGGGGGGGGEEAAESPAGGGSDAEHGEEERAGAPVDCVVCGDKSSGKHYGVFTCEGCKSFFKRSIRRNLCYTCRSNRDCQIDQHHRNQCQYCRLKKCFRVGMRKEAVQRGRIPPTHSSTSPNTMPSGEYFNGQPVSELISQLLRAEPYPAARYGSQYAQQGSIMGIDNICELAARLLFSTVEWARNIPFFPELPVSDQVALLRLSWSELFVLNAAQSALPLHMAPLLAAAGFHASPMSADRVVSFMDQIRIFQDQVEKLNRLQVDSAEYSCLKAIALFTPDACGLSDPAHVESLQEKAQVALTEYVRSQYPSQPQRFGRLLLRLPALRAVPAALISQLFFMRLVGKTPIETLIRDMLLSGSTFNWPYGTGQ